The genome window GTTCTTGAGCTTGTTTAAATTATTAGCCTGCAATGCATCCAGAATCGAGGATTGATTTCGGGTCTTTGCAAGGTGGTCTTCAACCAGGGCACTCAAAATGTAGTTGTTCAAACTGGATTCCACTTCGAGATTGGGATACGTCAAGTCGTAACGACGAAAAGCACCGATTTGTTGCAAGTTTTTGATCGTCAGGTATCCGGCCTGAAAAAGGAGTGTTTCGACTTTGATATTATCCACATCGAAGCTGCCGATAATCTCCTCGCCCGCGCTCAGATTGTAGAGATCAGGGATATAGTATTGTCCCGTCTCAAGTAATTTGATGAGGAATGTGGGGGTAGCAGTTTCAAACCAGTAACTCCGAAAATCCTTGTTTCTCAAATATAGAAGGATATCAAAAGGATTATAAACCTCTTCACCTAACCAGCTATATCCATTGTACCATTTTCTGACTTCATTCAGATCCACACCTTCAAGGTAATCGACAAATACTGTTTCCAGTTCCTTCCGGGTGTAACCGCAAATGGAAGAATACCGCACCGCCAGTGTAAGATCCTCAAGGTTGTTCAGACCGCTAAAAAGGGAAACCTTGCTGAATTTGGATACTCCGGTAATAAAAACGAACTTGATGTAGGGGTCGCTGTCCTTGATGACGGAATAAATATTTTTCAGTTCTTCCCTAATTGCAATGGCCGTTGTTTTATCGTGAATATTATCAAGAATCGGCTTGTCGTATTCATCAATCAGAATAACTACAGATTGATTGTATTTTTCATTGA of Desulfosarcina sp. BuS5 contains these proteins:
- a CDS encoding ATP-binding protein, giving the protein MKKLPIGIQTFKNLINEGYHYVDKTSFVHDLVTKGKYYFLSRPRRFGKSLFLSTLKSAFSGEKDLFQRLFLKNNWDWSVKYPVVHISFGSGVCKSVEDIQVTFDEILYDHTKKYGIQFAKKSRKGRFGELIQLLNEKYNQSVVILIDEYDKPILDNIHDKTTAIAIREELKNIYSVIKDSDPYIKFVFITGVSKFSKVSLFSGLNNLEDLTLAVRYSSICGYTRKELETVFVDYLEGVDLNEVRKWYNGYSWLGEEVYNPFDILLYLRNKDFRSYWFETATPTFLIKLLETGQYYIPDLYNLSAGEEIIGSFDVDNIKVETLLFQAGYLTIKNLQQIGAFRRYDLTYPNLEVESSLNNYILSALVEDHLAKTRNQSSILDALQANNLNKLKNTIHAFFASIPNQWYRKNRISNYEGYYASIVYCYFAALGLDTIPEDSTNHGMIDLTIRFNGRVYIIEFKVLELTAKGNALSQIKAKRYHEKYSGNDIYLIGIEFSSEDRNIVNFEWERILAEAK